Proteins encoded within one genomic window of Bombina bombina isolate aBomBom1 chromosome 1, aBomBom1.pri, whole genome shotgun sequence:
- the LOC128666167 gene encoding olfactory receptor 12D1-like, which translates to MNVENQTSITHFVLLGLTDVAEAQLTLFAMVSLFYFTTLIGNISIFIIIIWDRSLHIPMYFFLWNLSILDILYSSVAVPKMITDFLVLEKKISFGGCISQIHFFHFFGSTEVVLLTAMSYDRYVALSKPLRYTIIMNSKVCLGLALFSWITGFFHSLIHSYMTAKLPFCGPNIVNHFFCDVKPLLTLACTDTSLNFKLLNFVTGTLVTSCLVFTLLSYAFISKCILKIKTLGGRKNALYTCTAHLTVVFIHFGTAIFSYLRPSQLDSLDQDKAVAVLFSVITPALNPIIYTLRNKDMKRAIKRFINRFDF; encoded by the coding sequence ATGAATGTAGAAAATCAAACGTCAATCACTCACTTTGTTTTACTCGGTCTGACAGATGTGGCAGAGGCTCAGTTAACTCTTTTTGCCATggtttcccttttttattttacaaCTTTAATAggaaatatttctatatttataataATCATATGGGATAGAAGTCTGCATATTCCCATGTATTTTTTCTTGTGGAATCTCTCTATCCTTGACATTCTCTATTCCTCTGTGGCTGTACCCAAGATGATCACTGATTTCCTTGTCTTGGAGAAGAAAATCTCCTTCGGTGGTTGCATCTCTCAaatccattttttccatttttttggaagTACAGAAGTTGTTCTTCTCACAGCAATGTCTTATGACAGATATGTAGCATTAAGCAAGCCATTACGTTACACTATCATAATGAATAGCAAGGTATGTTTAGGATTGGCACTGTTCTCTTGGATAACAGGATTTTTCCATTCTCTGATACACAGTTATATGACAGCAAAACTTCCCTTCTGTGGACCCAATATAGTAAATCACTTCTTCTGTGACGTTAAGCCATTGTTAACGTTGGCTTGCACGGACACATCTCTAAATTTTAAGCTTCTCAATTTTGTCACAGGTACTTTAGTAACATCATGTTTAGTGTTTACACTTTTATCCTACGCCTTTATTAGCAAATGTATCCTAAAAATAAAGACATTAGGAGGAAGAAAAAATGCACTGTATACCTGCACTGCACATCTTACAGTTGTTTTTATCCACTTTGGGACAGCTATTTTTAGCTATCTAAGACCTTCACAACTTGACTCTCTGGATCAAGACAAAGCTGTTGCAGTTCTTTTTAGTGTTATAACACCtgcactgaacccaattatttataCTTTGCGCAACAAGGACATGAAGAGAGCCATTAAAAGATTTATCAACAGATTTGATTTCTAA